In Spirochaetales bacterium, the sequence TAATCCCGGTTCCCGTAACGGCCGTGCCAGAGGCCAGCTGCACAGGATTAAGCACTTTTTTTCATCACATAACCTGCCGTACCACCTCGCCGTCACCCTGAATCTCGATCATGCCCTCCGGCTCTCCACCAGTGCCAACAGGTTCGGATATGATGTTATCATCGCATCGGGGGGGGACGGGACCATCAACAGTGTCCTGAACGGATTTTACGACAATAACGGGAAACGCCTTTCACGGGCAAAAATGGGCATCATTTATACCGGCACGAGTCCCGATTTTTGTAAAAGCTATCATATACCATACCGGCGGATCGATGACGCCCTGCAGGTGATTCTGCAAGGAAAAACGACACACATCCAGATAGGAAAGATCAAGCTCGCGACATCGTTTGTCGGCGGGAAGACCCGGGTTGAAAAGGACGATCCCGATTTCACGACACGATATTTCGGCTGCTGCGTGAATGTGGGATTGGGCGCGGAACTGGCCCGGTATGCGAACTCGGGGATACGGAAAATATGCGGCGATACCATCGGGACGTTTCTGTCATTGCTTAAAACCCTCTCGTCATACAATCCGTCGGCTTATACGATTCACCGGGACGGCAAACCGGTTGAAATCAGCAACCTTTACAACCTTTCGATCGGAAAGACCTATCATATCGCGTCGGGGATCAAGGTTCATTCGTGCCTTGAAGAAGGCGACGGGCGTTTTTACAATCTTTTAGTCCGGGACGTCAATCCGCGAAACTTTCCTTTGTGCATGAAATCGATCTACAGCGGCAGGCCGATTGAAAACTCGAACGCGGTTTCGTTGGAATATACAAAAGAAATCGAGATCGAATCCCCGGGCAGGGCGTGCGAGGTGGAGTTCGACGGGGATCCGCGTGGATATCTTCCCTGTCACATCGAAATGGCCGAAGATATGCTCGATCTCATTACGGAGGAAAATTATGGAAGATGAGAAGGCCACGATAAAACTGATTGAAAAGGTTATTCCCCGTTCTCCTCTTCTCGCCAATCGTCTGTTTGAATCCGACGCAGAAATTTTTTCCATCGACGGGACACCCCTTCTTTTTACCATGGACGAGTTTTCACATGAAGACCATTTCCGGGAATCCGATCCCGTCACCCTCGGGACAAACCTGGCCGTCGGAAGCATCAGCGATATTCTCGCGTGCGGGGGAAGCCCCCTTTTTTATGCGCACACAATCGGTATACCCCCGCATTGGGACACAAGCTTTGTCCGTCAGTTCTCTGCGGGGGTCAACCGCGTCCTGAAGACATCGGGCGCAGGATTTATCGGCGGGGACCTGGGAAGATCGGAAACCTGGCATTATACCGCCGCGGTTATCGGGAAAGCGGAAGGGAAACCGTTGCAGCGAAAAGGCGCGCAGCCAGGAGACGCGATATATATGACGGGGACCGTTGGCGGGGGAAACCTGGAAGCGGCACTCTGTCTCTACGGTGGGCAATGCGGGACAAGCCATATGGCGAGAACACTCGTCCAGATTATACCGAACCAATTCGTTCTGCGGATCACAGAATCGCGTCTTATCCGGGAACACGCGAGTTCCTGTATCGATACCTCGGACGGGGTCTGTAACGCGTTGAACGAAATCGCCTGGATCAACAATACGGGGTATTGTCTGGATTGTCTCCCCTATAACGAGAAGGGAAAACTTCTGGCCTGCGTTCTTTCGCTGCCCGTCGAACTCCTTTTTCTGGGTGAGTGCGGGGAATACGAACTCCTTTTCACGATACCTGAGGGGGAAGAAGCGGCTTTTTTGGCCAGGGCAAAACTCCAGAAACTTTCATTTTCCAGGATCGGCAGGATCGTCGAAGCCCCTGAAAAAATTATGATAACCGGACACGGAAGGGGCGGACACCGGTTCGATCTTTCGGGATTCGGTATTCGCGCGAGAGACTACGAATCGGGGATCGAATACCTCGAAGCTCTCGTAAAATGGCTCGAGGGATGGCGGATTTCCGGCCGTAATTAATGGGGGAGATATGAAACGGGTTGTCGTAACGGGAATCGGCGCTGTCACTTCACTGGGAACCGGCAGGGAAGCCTTGTTTTCAAGCCTTCTCGCCGGAAAACGAAGTGGAGAACCTGTTCCCGAAGAATTCGAGAAGTCCTACCGGTTATCGTCGAGGTTCTATGTGAGCTTTCCGGAATCGGACCTCACTGCGTACGGGATTACCTCTCCGTATCTCCGCATCATGCAGGAAGAAGACCGATGCGCCGTTTTAGCTTCAAAACTGGCGATCGAGGACGCGGGGTTTTCTCTGAGGCAAAAAAACAAATACTTTACCTGCGACGGCCTCATTCAATGCGGTATTGTCCTGGGGACCGGATTCAGCGGTCTCGATACCGCATTCATCTCCTATTGCGCCCACCGCTGCGGGGAAAAAGGAGTATCCGGGAACGGGAAAAACCCCGTTTATAACAGGATGGTCATTCCCCGTCTTATGCCGAACTCGATAGCGGCCTGGGTTTCCATTTTTTTCGGGATCACAGGCGGTTCATCGACGCTTAACGCGTCCTGCGCTTCCGGAACCGTCGCCGTCGGCAGGGCTTTCAGGTTGATTCGGGACGGGTATTACCCCAGCGTGCTTGCCGGGGGCGTCGAATGCCTGAAAGAATCCTCGGGAGCCCTGATGAGGGGATTCGATATGCTCGGGGCGCTGACGACATCCGAAGACGGAAACCCCCGGCCTTTTTCCCGAAAACGAAGCGGGTTTCTTTTTTCCGAAGGGGGCGGATGTGTGCTTGTCCTTGAAGAGCTGGATCATGCGCGCGGACGGGGGGCGGATGTCTATGCTGAGATTATCGATTACCGGGAAAACAGCGACGCCTGGAATATCGTCCAGATCGAACCCTCGGCGTCCCGGATTATCGGGTTGTTATCGGCATTGAAAGGAAAGAGGAAGATCGATTATATCAACACGCATGGAACGGGAACGGAAACTAATGACGCAACGGAAGCACTCGCCATACGAAAGGTATTCGATGAAAAAGAGCGGCCTTTGACCAATTCAACCAAAGCCCTCCTCGGCCATACGATCGGCGCGAGCGGGGCGATCGAAGCGGCGGTGACCGCCCTATCGATCAAAAACGGAACAGTCCACGGGTCTCCCGTCGACGATCCCCTGGACATCGCGATCGCGCAGGAAACCGTTCATCTTCCCATCACCCATGCGATTTCAACCTCATACGGATTCGGTGGACATAACGCCGGGCTTCTCTTCCGGAGGTGTGACGACCATGGATAAGGTCATGATAACCGGCGCAACTGGTTTTATCGGAAGCCATATCGTGCGCGAGTTTCTCCGGCATGATGTCCCGGTGGGCTGTCTTGTACGGAAACAAAGCGATACGACAAATATCGACGGGCTTGATCTCGAAATCCGTTACGGCGATATCCGCGACCTTTCCTCTTTGGAAAAGGCATTTACCGGGTACGGGGCGGTCATTCACGCGGCGGCATTCGTCCGTGATTGGGGTGAATACGCCCTTTTCCGGGACATCAATATCGGGGGGACATTGAATGTTCTTGCGGCCTGTCTCGCGAACAATATCCGGAAGGTGATCATGACGGGAAGCTGCGCCTCCTACGGCGAAGAAAACTCTCAAACGGTTAAAACCGAATCGGATCCCTTCAACCCCCATTACCCGTATTTTCTCGACGGGCTTTTCCCCTCCGGCATGAACCACTACCGGGACACCAAAGCGCTGGCCACCCGCGAGGCGGCCGCGTTTGCGCGGAAAGGCGGCATGAATCTTACCATTCTCGAGCCGGTGTGGGTGTTCGGTGAACGGGAATATTCGACCGGTTTCTTCGAATATTTGACTTCGATACGTGAAGGACTTTTCGCCGTTCCGGGATCGAGAATAAACAGATTTCACGTGATCTATGCCCCTGATTGCGCCCGGGCGTACTGGTGCGCGTATAACAACCAGCCACCCGGCGTCCACCGTATCCTTGTCGGGAACCGAAAGGCGGAGAAGATGAACCGTATTTTCTCGACCTTTGTCAAATATGCCGGATTCAAATCCCCGCTTCTGCTGCCGAAATGGGCCGCCTATCCGGTCGCCCTGGCGATCGAACTCTTTCATATCGTTTTCAAAAGAGAGAATCCGCCTTTTCTCTCGCGTGCCCGGGTGAACATGTTTTACGACAATATCGAATATTCGGTGAAAAAGGCCGAGGATCTACTCGGTTTCAGGGCGGAAATCCCGCTCGAAAAGGCGATCGCAAAAACGGTTTCCTGGTATAAACGGAACGACTTTCTTTAACGGAGTGATATATATGGAAAACATCAGAAACCGGATCGGCATAGGAAAATTCCTGTTTACCGCCCGACTCAAGATACACGTGTTTTTTCATTATCTGAAAACAACGGCGCGCGGGGAAATCCCGCCGAAAGCATTGATCCTCCTGCTGCGCCGCCTTCTTTTTTTCCTTTCGAAACTAAGGCATAACAAGGCGGTCGCGATCGGGAAGAATACCCGGCTCGACCTCTATGTGCCGGGCTTTCCGTCACGCGCTTTTTATACCGCCTGCGACAAGTTCGGAACCTTTGGGGCCAAATTACCGAATACGACGGTACTCGTTTCCCTGACATCGGCGTGCAGGTACGCCTGCGTTCACTGTTACCAGCGGAACGACAGGGGAAAGGACCTGCCCGTCGAAAAACTCCTTCCCGTCGTGAGGCGGCTTCAGGATATGGGGGTCGCGTTTTTCAATATCGAGGGGGGTGAACCCTTTCTGGTCTATGACAAGCTTCGCGCGGTGTGCGGCGCGATCGACGAACGTTCGGAAATCTGGATCAATTCCACCGGGGACGGGATGACATTCGGGCGGTGCTCTGAATTGAAACAAAACGGGGTGACCGCCGTCATGTTCTCCCTCCATTCCGCCGTTCCCGAAGTGCTCGAACGGTTCATGGGGTTTCCCGGTTCATGGCGGATACTGATGAAGGGCATCGACGCCTGTCATAAGGCCGGTCTCGCCGTCGCGTTCAACATCTGTCTCAAGGCGGAAGCCTTTTATGACGGGCGATTCGAGGCGGTCATTGAAAAAACGAAAGAGCTGGGGGCCGCGATCGTCCAGCTGATAAAACCGAAACCGGCAGGGGCGTGGTTGTCCGGAGGGGCGGGCGATTTCACGTCGGAGGATCTTTCGCGGGTAAAAACGCTCGTGAAGGAATACAACAATAAACGAAGGTATGCCGGTTATCCCGCGATCTCCGCGCAGGTCATGGAAGAAGATCCGGGGATGTTCGGATGTACCGCGGGGGGAACGGACCGCTTCTACATCAATGCCAAAGGGGACGTCCAGCCCTGCGAGTTTTTGAACATATCGTTCGGCAATATCGGGACGGAAGATTTCGATGCGATCTACCACAGAATGAGGGCGGTCTTCCGCACACCCGGCGAGTGCTGGCTGTGTGAGAAGTATGCGGGGGAAATCTCGCGATTGATGAAACAAAACAACCTGCGTTCGCTGCCCCTCGATGCCGGCCTTTCAAAAGAACTCTATGCAGCCTGGGACAGGGGAAACCCCACCGGGCTTTACCGGGTGATTGAAGAGGAACTGCGGTAGGAGAGGGGGACATGAAACGGACGGAGGATGCCGTCACGGCTCCCCGTCATGTCGCGAATTTGTTTACTTCATGATTGAGACTGTCGGTGGCGGAGCCGAGTTTCATGGAGAGTTCCCGGACTTCTTCCATGGCGCCAAGGACGTTGCCGGTTCCCTTCATGATATCGTCCATTCCCGATACGACTTCGATCGATATTCTTTCAAGCGTATCGATATTTGTTTTGATTCCATCGGTACTCTCCCTGATTCTGGAACTCGAATCCTTTACGTTATGCGATATGTCATTGAGGACATTCATCGCTTTCATCACCTCCTGTCCTCCGGAAGACATCTCCGCCGTCGTCAATGAAATCTCATCGAATGCCTGCGTGACATCCTTGACTTCGTTTTCAATTTCGGAAAATGCGGTATTGGTTTTGACGCTGGCATCCCCCGCCTGCAATATTTTTTCGACCATGGTTTCAAGTAATTTACCGATTTCGTTAGCCTGGGTTCGCGACGTTTCCGCAAGTTTTCTTATTTCATCGGCGACAACGGAAAAGCCTTTGCCGGATTCACCGGCATGCGCGGCTTCTATTGCCGCGTTCATCGAAAGGAGATTGGTCTGTGAGGCGATGTTATCGATAAGATCGACCATCTCGGAAATGCTGTCGATATTTTTGTTTATTTCCGATATGACATATGTCATTTCGGACAATTGTTCGCCGCCCTGCATGACGGTTTCCGAAAGCCTCATTGTGGAGTTTTTTTTCAACGTGGTAATGTTTGCCACGTTATTGAGCGATGAAACCATCTGATTAATGGAAGCCGAAGATTGATTCACGGCATTAGCCTGGTTTTGAATCAGCATATTCAGGGAATTTATATTTTCAGTGATATCATTGATCCCGGCGGTGGTATCGCTGATTTTATTGTTCAATTCATCGATCTGGTTTTTTATCGATTTGATGTTGGCGTTGATTTCCGTGATGGCGGCCGTTGTTTCCTCCGCCGAAGAACCCAGATGCTGTTTGATCCCGAGAGCCTTTCTCGATGAAGACTTGATGCTGACGACGATCGACCGCAGTTTATTGACGAAAAGGTTGAAAACATCGGAAAGACGTCCCACTTCGTCTTTTGACGTGATATCGATGGTCTGTGTCAAATCGCCTTCTCCCTGCGTGATCTCACTCATTCTGTAATGAACCCTTGAAAGCGGTTTGTTTATAAATAATCTCATGATACCGTAGGAGCTTACTGATATCAATAAAAATAAAACGATAAGCTGTACGAGCATGCTTATAATGGGATTGAATAATTTCCCGCGCATGGCGTTGTCGGAAACATAAAGATTGACGACTCCGAGTGTACTGCCTTCCTTTACGATATCGGATGATAATTTTATATAGGCGTTCTTTTTTATCGTTTCAAACGTTTCCCCGCCGCGGTAATCGATTATATCGCCGTTTGGGTTTTTCATTTTGCCGCTTACCGAACTTTCCTGTATCAGCGTGACCGCCGATACATTCTCGTCCAGCATTTCGATATCGATCAATGCATTTATGGTTTCCGTTTTATAATCCCATAAGGGAAGGGCAAGTCCGGCAGCCAGTCTGTCGCATATTTTCTGACTCAAGGTTTCGAGTTCTTTTTCCGATTCGGCGAGTGTCGATAAATACATGAATACACCGAATCCGCACATGAGGATTATCAAGACGACAAGTTGTGTAATGATAAATTTATGGTACAGTTTCATTGAAAATATCCCTCGCTTATAAAAAAAGTATAGTTAAAGCATTTTATTAATGCAAGATATTATCTTCGTTGAGACCCTGAAAATTCAGGTTTATTTTTAGGGTATTCAATAAAAAAAATTTGACACCGCATTATTAGCCGATTACACTATTACTATCTATTTTCTTTTGGGAGGTACGATATGGCGAAAACAGGTTTTATAATGATGATGGTATTGATTTGCCTGTGTTTTTGCGGCGGTTGTGAAAGAACCAAAAACATTGCGTCCGATAACACGACGGGTGGTGATGCGTCGGCGAATGAAACGAAAAAAGCCGGAATGAAAACGGGGGATCTGCTTGCCTCGATGGCGGAGCTTCCGGGTCTCGCAGAGACCCCGGACAAGGGCGCCTTCGTCGACCTGGTCAAGGCGATGGATGGGGTGTATCCCGATGGGGACATCATTATCGAGATATTTCCGTTTGCACGTTCGGTCGATAATGTGATTAATGGAAAGGCGGATTTTCATGTGCCGACATTGCGAAACCCTGAAATCTCGGAAGAAAACCTCCCTTACCGGACCGTCACGGAAAGTATGGGAACGGTAGTCTTTGTATTGTACTCCCATATCGATAATGTTCTCACCAAAGCGGCAATCGACAAAGCGACGAAGGCGGGAGGAGAATTCCCTTATAAAATCGAGGTTCCCGGAGGACTCGGTGGTAATTTCCTTTTTACGACAATTCCTTCCAATGACCTGTCCAGTTCCATGCAGAAGGTGGCCAATAAAAGAATCGATGCCGTTCTGTGGGCGCAGGAAGAATCGGATCTTACATTACGGGAGTTAAAGATCAAAACGATCCGCAGAAACCATTATGCCGATTTTGACGACGCAATCATCATTCCCAAAGGGCCTGAAGGCGATAAAACGAACAGGATACTTTCCGGTGCCTTGAAGACATTAAAAACCTCCGGGAGACAAAAGGCCTTATACTCTAAAATTCATCTTCCGTATGACGACTGGCAGCCGGCAGATATGAAATGGTAGTGTGAGTGAATGAAGTAACAAAAATGATGCCCCGTCCGGGGGTCCTTGACAGGGCCGCGCGATGGTTGTACTATCGGTGTACGGGAAAAAGAGTGAAGGATACACTCGACGAAAAAACGGTAAAGGCGGCTATATTAATGAAGAAAACGATTGTCGGCATCATCTCGTTCGCGCTCGTCATCGCTTTGTCCTGCTGCGATACGGGGAGCGGCGGGAACGGCGACGAACCGGATTACTATATATTCGATTCTTTTGAAAACCTAAGCGGGGGCGACATCCTCGTTGCCGAATCGAATGAGGTGTGGAAGGATATTCACGAAATCTGGGGCGGGCAGTCAGCTGCGGTCGAATCATCGGAAGCACATACGGCACACGGAAGTAAAAGTATAAGTATCGGCATCGATCTTACGATTGTGGATGGTGGGAATAATTCCCATAATATAGGGCATGATGCGGTCATGGATACCGGGATCATTCCTTCATTCCAGTCAAAACTTAACCAGGTACGGAGTGTGGTGATCGACTATTTCTGGTCGCCGGATGAAGCTTCGACGGTTTCGGATCCTAATCAGTTAACCGTATATCTTGATATACGGGGAGAATCGATCGGCCTTGGACGTATTGGATTGTGGGCTGGAACAGCATCGATTACGGATGCCGATACAAAGTTAATGATGGAAGTGCCCCTTGATGAAGGAGATGACCCGGCAGCTATGGACAATGCGATCAATCTATGGGTATTCCAGATATTTTTTAACGGTGACGGATCTGTTGAGGACGGACATACTCTGATCGGCGACCTCTACATCGACAACATCCGGTTCAGGGACGCAGACGGGAAGTATATCGAACCCTGATACGGCCGGCCTTCCGCATGACGATTCGTTTTCAATACGGAAAGCGGCGCGCGACAGACCGTACGGATGTCCGTACAATCGTCATTACCCTTGTCGGGACGATGTCAGGAGGAAAAAGCCTGCTCAGGGGTGATCGGGGCGGTGGGCTGACGGCCTCCGGTCGAGCTGACCGCTGCCGCTTTTATATAACGTCCAGGTTGTCCCTTTCGTCCAGCGTTCCCGAAAACAGCGGAAATACCGGTTTTCCGGATAAGCCCCGTCATACGACATGACGAAAACCGCTATCCCGCTTTTCTATTCGACATCATATTCGGCGATCCTTATGTAATAGTTTTTCTTTTTCTCATAATAAAGGCTTACCGTTTCTCCTTCAATCCTGAACGTACCGGAAAAGAGACCGGCGGACCCATTGTCGAGTTCGCGGTAAACTCCTTCGATATGGACAAAGACTTTTTCCAGACCCGGGGCCCGGATTTCGAATGCGGCCTCCGTATCCCGTTTCAGGGGGTTGTATATCGGCGTGATAATAGAGATGTTCTGGTTCGGGTCGATACGGGGAAAGGAGTAGGGTGTTTTTTTCATGGCGGTGACCGGAAAGGAGACAAGCTCATCATAGTGCGACGAACCGGACGCTTCGGTTATTTTGACAAATACCTTGATATTATAGCGGCCCTTTTCCGGAAAGGAGACATGGAAGGTATATCTTCCGTCGCGGGACTGTATAAAGCTGCGCCCTTCGATCGGCCGGCCGAATAGTTCCTCCGTCTTTTTGAACAGCATCACCGTCAGATCGAGGGTTTTGTCTTCCGTTTTCATGGTAATGGGAAAGGGTTCTGTCACCTCCGGGTTGTAGGGAAGGACGGGCGATTCGACGGAGATTCCGTATTTACCTATTTCCGTGCTGCAGGAAGGGAAAATCCTCTTCGAACCGGATGCCGCCTCGAAAAAAATTAGTCCGATGGGGAGATATATGTCTCCGGTTTCCGCTCCGTCAGTCTGTCTTGCCGCAAGAGTCAAATAATACTTTCCCGCTTTCGGAAAGATAATCGAGAATGTTTCAATCGAGCCTTCCCTCCGGCGCATGAAACTGGGAAAAATCCTGAACTCCTTTTCCAGGGAGATCACTGCACCGGAGATCTGAATTCCGTGGGGAACCCCCAGGGTAACGTCGATCCTGTCCTTCGTTTTTGTGACAAGGGAGAGTTTCGATTCCAGTGTAAGGCCGAGTTTGAAAAAGCGTCCCTCGAATTTGGGCCGGTTGTGAAATTCGGCGAAACTCAGGGGTTTGTCGATAAGCTGCCAGACAGGGTTTTGCGGAAAATGGGAATGGAGAAAGCCGTCGGGCGGGGTGCAGAAATAACCGGTATCGTAGCTGCGTGTGAACTTCGTGTCCGACACATACCCCGCGTCCCAGGTACAATCGACGAGGTACCATCCCCCTTCGAGCAGGACCGCGTTCCATGCGTGATTATTGTCGAATGCCTTTTCACGGAAGGCGCTGAAGCCGGCCCCCCTCCCGTAGCCGGTGACGACAAGACAATCGATGCCCGCCATCCCGCACATGGCGGCGAAGAGGTTCGCGTATCCCGCACAGACCGATGAACCGCGACGGAGCACCTCATGGGGCTGCACATAGGCGACCTTGTTTTTAAAATAGGCATCGGCGTCGTAGTTGATGTTCATCGCGATCCAGTCGTGGATCGCCTTCGCTTTCCTGAACGGGTCGTCCGTTCCGGCGGTAAGCGCTTCGACCAGTGACACAAGATGCTGCTTCGGTTTCTTTTTAACACGGTCGGTCAGCCCGGCGAGCTTTGTGCCGGGTTCAGTATCGATGGCAATGCCGGAAACGGCACGTACACGCTCCCAGTCGCTGCCGGGCTGCGGATCAGCGTAAGAAGCCCCTTCCGTTTCGGGCATAAAAAA encodes:
- a CDS encoding thiamine-monophosphate kinase produces the protein MEDEKATIKLIEKVIPRSPLLANRLFESDAEIFSIDGTPLLFTMDEFSHEDHFRESDPVTLGTNLAVGSISDILACGGSPLFYAHTIGIPPHWDTSFVRQFSAGVNRVLKTSGAGFIGGDLGRSETWHYTAAVIGKAEGKPLQRKGAQPGDAIYMTGTVGGGNLEAALCLYGGQCGTSHMARTLVQIIPNQFVLRITESRLIREHASSCIDTSDGVCNALNEIAWINNTGYCLDCLPYNEKGKLLACVLSLPVELLFLGECGEYELLFTIPEGEEAAFLARAKLQKLSFSRIGRIVEAPEKIMITGHGRGGHRFDLSGFGIRARDYESGIEYLEALVKWLEGWRISGRN
- a CDS encoding methyl-accepting chemotaxis protein, with protein sequence MKLYHKFIITQLVVLIILMCGFGVFMYLSTLAESEKELETLSQKICDRLAAGLALPLWDYKTETINALIDIEMLDENVSAVTLIQESSVSGKMKNPNGDIIDYRGGETFETIKKNAYIKLSSDIVKEGSTLGVVNLYVSDNAMRGKLFNPIISMLVQLIVLFLLISVSSYGIMRLFINKPLSRVHYRMSEITQGEGDLTQTIDITSKDEVGRLSDVFNLFVNKLRSIVVSIKSSSRKALGIKQHLGSSAEETTAAITEINANIKSIKNQIDELNNKISDTTAGINDITENINSLNMLIQNQANAVNQSSASINQMVSSLNNVANITTLKKNSTMRLSETVMQGGEQLSEMTYVISEINKNIDSISEMVDLIDNIASQTNLLSMNAAIEAAHAGESGKGFSVVADEIRKLAETSRTQANEIGKLLETMVEKILQAGDASVKTNTAFSEIENEVKDVTQAFDEISLTTAEMSSGGQEVMKAMNVLNDISHNVKDSSSRIRESTDGIKTNIDTLERISIEVVSGMDDIMKGTGNVLGAMEEVRELSMKLGSATDSLNHEVNKFAT
- a CDS encoding beta-ketoacyl-[acyl-carrier-protein] synthase family protein; the encoded protein is MKRVVVTGIGAVTSLGTGREALFSSLLAGKRSGEPVPEEFEKSYRLSSRFYVSFPESDLTAYGITSPYLRIMQEEDRCAVLASKLAIEDAGFSLRQKNKYFTCDGLIQCGIVLGTGFSGLDTAFISYCAHRCGEKGVSGNGKNPVYNRMVIPRLMPNSIAAWVSIFFGITGGSSTLNASCASGTVAVGRAFRLIRDGYYPSVLAGGVECLKESSGALMRGFDMLGALTTSEDGNPRPFSRKRSGFLFSEGGGCVLVLEELDHARGRGADVYAEIIDYRENSDAWNIVQIEPSASRIIGLLSALKGKRKIDYINTHGTGTETNDATEALAIRKVFDEKERPLTNSTKALLGHTIGASGAIEAAVTALSIKNGTVHGSPVDDPLDIAIAQETVHLPITHAISTSYGFGGHNAGLLFRRCDDHG
- a CDS encoding NAD-dependent epimerase/dehydratase family protein; translation: MDKVMITGATGFIGSHIVREFLRHDVPVGCLVRKQSDTTNIDGLDLEIRYGDIRDLSSLEKAFTGYGAVIHAAAFVRDWGEYALFRDINIGGTLNVLAACLANNIRKVIMTGSCASYGEENSQTVKTESDPFNPHYPYFLDGLFPSGMNHYRDTKALATREAAAFARKGGMNLTILEPVWVFGEREYSTGFFEYLTSIREGLFAVPGSRINRFHVIYAPDCARAYWCAYNNQPPGVHRILVGNRKAEKMNRIFSTFVKYAGFKSPLLLPKWAAYPVALAIELFHIVFKRENPPFLSRARVNMFYDNIEYSVKKAEDLLGFRAEIPLEKAIAKTVSWYKRNDFL
- a CDS encoding ABC transporter substrate-binding protein, whose translation is MAKTGFIMMMVLICLCFCGGCERTKNIASDNTTGGDASANETKKAGMKTGDLLASMAELPGLAETPDKGAFVDLVKAMDGVYPDGDIIIEIFPFARSVDNVINGKADFHVPTLRNPEISEENLPYRTVTESMGTVVFVLYSHIDNVLTKAAIDKATKAGGEFPYKIEVPGGLGGNFLFTTIPSNDLSSSMQKVANKRIDAVLWAQEESDLTLRELKIKTIRRNHYADFDDAIIIPKGPEGDKTNRILSGALKTLKTSGRQKALYSKIHLPYDDWQPADMKW
- a CDS encoding radical SAM protein, with protein sequence MENIRNRIGIGKFLFTARLKIHVFFHYLKTTARGEIPPKALILLLRRLLFFLSKLRHNKAVAIGKNTRLDLYVPGFPSRAFYTACDKFGTFGAKLPNTTVLVSLTSACRYACVHCYQRNDRGKDLPVEKLLPVVRRLQDMGVAFFNIEGGEPFLVYDKLRAVCGAIDERSEIWINSTGDGMTFGRCSELKQNGVTAVMFSLHSAVPEVLERFMGFPGSWRILMKGIDACHKAGLAVAFNICLKAEAFYDGRFEAVIEKTKELGAAIVQLIKPKPAGAWLSGGAGDFTSEDLSRVKTLVKEYNNKRRYAGYPAISAQVMEEDPGMFGCTAGGTDRFYINAKGDVQPCEFLNISFGNIGTEDFDAIYHRMRAVFRTPGECWLCEKYAGEISRLMKQNNLRSLPLDAGLSKELYAAWDRGNPTGLYRVIEEELR